The DNA window CACTCTGCAGTAAACCCATATTATCTTTGATTGATAGTTTTATGATTAAAAGAATTGATAAATTGAACAAGAGATACTATCAAATTCGTACATTGAATGGGACTGTCACTCCtattgtgaagaagaagattgctgAAGTATATGAACTCTCGAAGAAATGTAAAGTGTAACTTGGTAATATAGATGAATTTGAGGTGGCAAATTCTTTCCACAGAAGACATGTGGTCAATCTGAGGTTGCAAACCTGTGGATGCAATGATTGAGAATTACCAAATATACCTTGCAAGCATACAATGGTTGCTATTGcccataagagagaaaaaaattgaagactACTGTGCAACTTACTTCACAAAGGATAACTATATGAAGACATATGAACATATGATATTTCCCATCCCAGAAGTATCTGAGCTAGACATTGGGTCAGATCTAGGGGTTGTCCAACCACCACTTTTGAAGAGATGAGTAGGCAGACTGACAAAGAGTGAAAGGAAAAGGGAACCTGGGGAGGCACCTCCTACTGATTTTAGAAAGAAGGCAAGATCTCTCAGATGTGAGATTTGCAAGAGACCAGGCCATAATAAGAGAACTTGTGGAAGAGGCTCTCctgagggaaagaagaaaggttCTTCAAGCCATAGATCTGCTGGGCAGGTATATCACATTATcattttcttacaattttttttaaacctataaTATGCACTAATATTGATattgcattttttgtttttaaatgaaagaagaagagacaatGATGACCAAGAAGATGCAAGCTTGTCCCAAATGGTTACTAGGTCACAAGTTTCTATAACAACTGATGTTGGTGATTCAGTACAAGCACAACTAAAAAGGAAGATGACAGATAAGTGGGAGAAGAGGAAAGCAATGAAGAAGTAGGAGATGGTGATAGAGGAAGGTAGAGAATTGgagattcactttttttttttggaatcatTATGTAATTTGGTCAATGAATGTACTGAGTCATGGTGATGTTTGAAACTCGAATAATGTGATAGGGAAAACTTTTGATATATAAGTGATGGAGTCATGGGGACCTTTGAAACTTGAATCATGTAATGTAGGAAACTCTTGATATGTGATGGAGTTGTGATGTTGGATTTCATGATTTTGAATCTATAACATTGTATATGATGGATTTCTAAATCAGGTATTTTCAGATGTTAGTATTATAGGGGAAATGCTGtccaatttttcattttttttctttcaattttctaaATTAGGCAAATGCAAGATGTTTGCAATTTACTTTACATATATGCATGAAAACGACAATGGTAGAAATAAGATAACATTCTAATTACCTTAGTGGTTTCAATTACACATTCCTTCAACCATCCCAACCATGCCAAACATCAAAGAGTTGTGGACTAGGTACATTGATATCAAAATCCTAAAGAAACATCTTAACAAAGATTTCTAAACTTTTACAACCATTACAACCAATAGAACAATCACAAAACATAAAACAACTTGTCCATGTAgcttcaaattttcattgaaTCTCTCCACCCGCTTCAATCTTATCTTCATACTACGTATCTCATCCTTCAACTGTTGAAACTCATGAGGGCTTGGGTTGTTTGATGTATCATGAGGGCTTGGGTTATTTGAAGGTTCACTTCTAACTGCTGTCACATTCACTAGCTCACACCAAGCAATAAAACCACATTTCTTCTCTTATACAATCTTTGGACATGTGTAGTAGAGTCTGTTGGGGTCTTCTGTGGACTCCGATAAGTTGACTGCAGTTCTTCTCTGACATTTGCATTTAACGTTAACATACCTCAGACCATCGGCTTGGTTCATGAAAGTTACACTGCAAGTAGACATCATATCTGCAATACCCAAAAGTTTAAACTCAATTAGATATACCAAAAAATAATCCCAACCATTGCATCTCAGAAataattccaaaattttatacAATATATATCAAAAACTCCGAAGTGTGCATATGCTACCAATGAAAAAGTTGTGCTTAGTTTGAATAAAGCAAACAAATGTCCATAACTATTTGTTTATACTACCTGTTACAGATGTTAAAGAGAAGCCTATCATCAAACTCTCTAATGCCTTTTTCAAGGTAATTCCTTCTTATGTAGGAATCCATCCCGCCTGACTCATCATAAGCTTAATGCTCTATTAATAAGCTTAAAAGAAGCAAGCAAGCATAAATCACATATTATCAAATTCCCAAACCCTAGGTTCATCCCTAACACATAAGATTTCAGAACAGAGAAAGGGCATACTCTCTCAGATTCGGTTTAATGTTCGCTTACCTGGGTTTTATACCTTCCTCATCATAAGCTTAATGCTCTATTAATAAGCTTAAAATATGCAAGCAAGCATAAATCACATATTGTCAAATGCCCAAACCCTAGGTTCATCCCAACACTTACGATTTTAGAATAGAGAAAGGGCATACTCTCGCTCAAATTCCGTTTAATGTTCACCGACGTGAATCGATCAGAGACAGAGCTTCTTCACTTGGAATGGTCTTCGTCGGCATGATTTTCTGGGGTTATCAGTGTTAACCTTCTCCAATTTCGTTTTAATGTTTGCTTACCTGGGTTCACTGGCGTGAATTGATCGGAGACAAGGAACCTTCACCATCGATCAGAGACGGAGAACCTTCACCGAGAAATGGCCCTCTCAACAAAACCCTAGGTTAATCCTCCAATGGCTCTCTATTTTGAGGGCAATTCACATTTTAATGGGTATTTCCCCTAAAGGGTATAATGGGTATAATGGGTATTTCTCCTAAAGGGTATAATGGGTGTTTCCcctaaagggtataatggtcctctCAACAAAAGACTTAGATTAATAAAAGGGTATTTAAGTATTTTCATGTTTGAAATTAACAGAATCCCCACAGCATCAGCTTCAGGGGAGGGGACGTAATTCGCTTAAACCCTTGGATCTACGCGTAATTTTggcaaactataggggagggagatgtaattttcccttttcaaTATTATAGTAGGTCAAGGTTTTCCAATCCTTTAACTTATCCTGTAGGAAGTTAAGCTCTTGGAGGCCTATTGGGATCTCCAACATGCTTTCAATGAGGGTCTTGATGTTCAGAACACTATCACCATGAGTTGAAAGGTAAGTTCATTCTCTTATCATGGATAAATAACTTCAACACTTGGCTTCCATCTTTGCAGCCAAACAATGCATGAACAATAGAATTATTTTGGAGGTTATAAGCTGCTAGAGTTTCATCATCATAAAGGGATCTTCCAAAATAAATGAGGGTTTTTCTATCTTCTGCAATCCCCATCTTATCCCAAATTTTTTCCTTGATAtctgtagaaatgcaaccctaaaacgatgcagaagataatggaaaaatagaacaaacaatgcacacggattttatgaggttcgacaaggttgcctacgtccccggtgagatgagatcctgctacactatcaatggagaatagtgttacaacgctcgtccttgcattacagagaaagaaaccctccctacatatatatagcgaaaaaactcTAATCTGAAAAgcacacaattgccctcaaataaaaaatttaagtaggGGGCTACGCCCCCTATACAccttgctatgcaggggggcctcctgcccccatTGCAACCCCCACAACCCACTAACCAGCTAGTGGGACCACCGTTCTGCTTGTCAAGGTGCTACACCAGTACTtcctagattaaactgtgacggaatacaagacattgtacaccaatAGATATCATGGATGGTCAGAAAACTATAGAGATCAAGGTGAAATGTATTACCAACCTGTGAcatcttaataaatat is part of the Macadamia integrifolia cultivar HAES 741 chromosome 9, SCU_Mint_v3, whole genome shotgun sequence genome and encodes:
- the LOC122089681 gene encoding uncharacterized protein LOC122089681, with the protein product MGIEAKNVKSHQGDNEVHISVLDFVGKNSLKVNRKNTIELLKAMVESKTQVSLNEQALQLEDGRNLDSYEIKENSQLWMLAPCLKIFIKMSQGCISTDIKEKIWDKMGIAEDRKTLIYFGRSLYDDETLAAYNLQNNSIVHALFGCKDGSQVLKLFIHDKRMNLPFNSW